Proteins encoded within one genomic window of Flavobacterium sp. NG2:
- a CDS encoding glycosyltransferase, whose protein sequence is MINRVINLIFKFGIKIPYRHTSVFNNKVIQTVIKGTFDLVWIDKGMGIKAKTLKRIKEFNPNIKIVGYSPDEMTQKHNQSYDFIHSLPYYDAYVTTKSYAVNDLKKLGANKVLFVNNAFQDDFHYPREITVKEQDVLGGDIGFIGSWEEDRARIILYLAKNGLKVRVWGTGSWIQYKDKFPNLTIEGKGLYSEDYCKALKAFKINLCFLRKMNLDLQTTRTMEIPACGGFMLAERTNEHLALFEEDKEASFFSSPAELLEKCKFYLENEETRKMIAENGYQRCKSSGYSNIETIKSVIQLVMCEK, encoded by the coding sequence TTGATAAACCGAGTAATAAATTTAATTTTTAAATTTGGCATTAAAATTCCGTATAGGCATACCAGTGTATTCAATAATAAAGTTATACAAACTGTAATTAAAGGGACGTTTGATCTAGTTTGGATTGATAAAGGGATGGGGATTAAAGCCAAAACTTTAAAACGAATAAAAGAATTCAATCCGAATATTAAAATCGTAGGTTATTCACCTGACGAAATGACTCAAAAACATAATCAGTCCTATGATTTTATACATTCATTACCTTATTATGATGCATATGTTACTACAAAATCATATGCAGTTAATGATTTAAAAAAACTAGGTGCAAATAAAGTTTTGTTTGTCAATAATGCTTTTCAGGATGATTTTCATTATCCTAGAGAAATTACTGTTAAAGAACAGGATGTTTTAGGAGGAGATATTGGTTTTATAGGATCTTGGGAGGAGGATAGAGCTCGAATAATTCTTTATTTAGCCAAAAATGGTTTAAAGGTGAGGGTTTGGGGAACGGGATCTTGGATCCAGTACAAAGATAAATTTCCTAACCTTACTATAGAAGGTAAAGGGTTGTATAGTGAGGATTATTGTAAAGCATTAAAAGCGTTCAAAATTAATTTATGTTTTTTGAGAAAAATGAATCTGGATTTGCAAACTACTCGAACTATGGAGATACCTGCATGTGGAGGATTTATGTTAGCAGAAAGAACTAATGAACATTTAGCTTTATTTGAAGAAGATAAAGAAGCTTCATTTTTTTCTAGTCCTGCAGAATTACTCGAAAAATGTAAGTTTTATTTAGAGAATGAAGAAACTCGCAAAATGATTG
- a CDS encoding oligosaccharide flippase family protein, whose protein sequence is MSIEIKNNIKKGIVWTIINSIGNKIVNIFSQLVLAWILLPSDFGKIGLMFTITSFITILQNFGLTDVLIKKEKSFDLFFQNSTSILTILSIITFVLCLLGGVIGGILYDDNEIMYLIFIFSLSIFPNTFNVLPDAKLRINLQFKTLSLIQIYSSIATNLLTIVFALLHFGIYSFVIPIVIISYTQYFYCLKLSNLKFNISFKLSKWRVIVVNSFYGFANSFNQRVIQQSDVLILGLIATKSVVGIYYMAFTFSIQAIGFVVGSIVPVLYPTLNKIPKNQFEEQKNTLLIILKYLSFVGMPFAFWQILATKPLILIFLSDKWGDTIQLTEILSFAIGFKVISSIWEVALRLKGDFKLQAKYSSYNTLLFIALIVPFTFFLKEKGAAIAVTLHNVSSIFLIVMSFKKYNISARAVLQPIIKYFLIGFVTVLLFFYLRENVEMSLYLNFVFSVFVYPIFYMLVIFSYDKATVLNLKRLVFERKRVKTI, encoded by the coding sequence ATGTCTATAGAAATAAAGAATAATATAAAAAAAGGAATTGTATGGACTATAATCAATTCAATAGGGAATAAAATAGTAAATATTTTTTCACAATTAGTTCTTGCTTGGATTTTATTGCCTAGTGATTTCGGTAAGATTGGATTAATGTTTACTATTACTAGTTTTATTACTATTCTTCAAAATTTTGGGTTAACGGATGTTTTAATTAAGAAAGAAAAATCTTTTGATTTGTTTTTTCAGAATTCTACTTCTATTCTTACCATTCTATCAATTATTACATTCGTTTTATGTCTTTTAGGGGGAGTGATAGGTGGTATATTATATGATGATAATGAAATTATGTATTTAATTTTTATTTTTTCATTATCTATATTTCCAAATACTTTTAATGTTTTACCAGATGCGAAACTAAGAATTAATCTTCAGTTTAAAACGTTATCTCTTATCCAAATCTATTCAAGTATTGCAACTAATCTTTTAACTATAGTTTTCGCTTTACTTCATTTTGGAATATATAGTTTTGTAATTCCAATTGTTATTATATCCTACACACAATACTTCTATTGCTTAAAATTATCTAATTTAAAATTTAATATTTCATTTAAACTTTCAAAGTGGAGGGTTATTGTAGTAAATAGTTTTTATGGTTTTGCAAATTCATTTAATCAAAGAGTTATACAACAATCAGATGTATTAATATTGGGGCTTATTGCTACTAAGTCAGTAGTAGGAATTTACTATATGGCATTTACATTCAGTATTCAAGCTATTGGATTTGTTGTAGGAAGTATAGTTCCTGTACTTTATCCAACATTAAATAAAATACCTAAAAATCAATTTGAAGAGCAAAAGAATACACTATTGATTATTCTTAAATATTTATCATTTGTTGGGATGCCTTTTGCTTTTTGGCAAATATTAGCTACAAAACCATTAATATTAATTTTTTTATCTGATAAATGGGGAGATACTATTCAATTAACAGAAATATTATCCTTTGCTATTGGGTTTAAAGTGATTTCTTCAATATGGGAAGTTGCATTGCGCCTAAAAGGAGATTTTAAATTACAAGCTAAATATTCAAGCTATAATACTCTATTATTTATTGCTTTAATAGTTCCTTTTACTTTTTTTTTAAAAGAGAAAGGTGCAGCGATAGCTGTTACGCTTCATAATGTATCTAGTATTTTTTTGATTGTGATGTCTTTTAAAAAATATAATATCTCGGCTAGAGCCGTTTTGCAACCAATAATAAAATATTTTTTAATAGGATTTGTTACAGTGTTACTGTTTTTCTACCTAAGGGAAAATGTTGAAATGTCACTCTACTTAAATTTTGTGTTTTCAGTGTTTGTATATCCAATTTTCTATATGTTGGTTATCTTTTCTTATGATAAAGCAACCGTTTTAAATTTAAAAAGATTAGTATTTGAAAGAAAGCGTGTAAAAACGATATAG
- a CDS encoding acyltransferase has protein sequence MSTKFNISEYASQKLDISRAVAALMVLIGHFRGSYFMSFNELEENSKNIFNFILFAFTRIGHQCVIVFFVLSGFLVGGISISKVASGYFSGFEYLSKRLTRMYVVLIPALIFGGILDYTYILKNMNLDVSLKTFIGNVFFMQTILVPVYGSNGPLWSLAYEFWYYIMFLIVILCYLRLKNNICKYIVIIGCLILFSILVPKIMILFPIWLLGCVIPLVPKYSILKKNYLYVFWMLFLAPFILFCNYFESIFTDYLLGLYFCVLIVLWLNRKKKVNKNLYYFKIIADFSFTMYAIHSPVITFFENYCNQMFPSQRLTTANLYNWLGLILFVFLICIISYLIYFLTEKNTSKVRGYVVKKLIFNSVVHKFNKNYYRF, from the coding sequence ATGAGTACTAAATTTAATATATCAGAATATGCTTCGCAAAAATTAGATATTAGTAGAGCTGTTGCTGCTCTTATGGTGTTGATAGGGCATTTTAGGGGGAGTTATTTTATGTCATTTAATGAGCTAGAAGAAAATTCTAAAAATATATTTAATTTTATATTATTTGCTTTTACTAGAATAGGTCATCAATGTGTAATTGTTTTTTTTGTATTGAGCGGTTTTTTAGTTGGAGGGATTTCAATATCAAAAGTTGCTTCTGGTTATTTTTCCGGTTTTGAATATTTATCAAAAAGACTTACTAGGATGTATGTTGTTTTAATACCAGCATTAATTTTTGGTGGGATACTAGATTATACATACATATTAAAAAATATGAATTTAGATGTTTCTCTAAAAACTTTTATTGGAAATGTTTTTTTTATGCAAACCATACTAGTTCCAGTATATGGGAGTAATGGACCTCTATGGAGTTTAGCTTATGAATTTTGGTACTATATTATGTTTTTAATAGTAATATTATGTTATTTAAGATTAAAAAATAATATTTGTAAATATATTGTGATTATAGGATGTCTTATTCTTTTTTCTATATTAGTTCCAAAAATAATGATTCTTTTCCCTATATGGTTATTAGGATGTGTTATCCCTTTAGTGCCGAAGTATAGTATTTTGAAAAAGAATTATTTATATGTTTTTTGGATGCTTTTTTTAGCTCCATTTATTTTATTTTGTAATTATTTTGAATCTATTTTTACAGATTACCTATTGGGCTTATATTTTTGTGTTTTGATCGTTTTATGGTTAAATAGGAAGAAAAAGGTAAATAAGAATTTATATTACTTCAAAATTATTGCAGATTTTTCATTTACAATGTATGCAATTCATAGTCCTGTTATTACCTTTTTTGAAAATTACTGTAATCAGATGTTTCCTAGTCAACGATTAACTACTGCTAATCTTTATAATTGGTTGGGGCTTATTTTATTTGTTTTTTTAATATGTATTATTTCATACTTAATATATTTTTTAACAGAAAAAAATACTTCAAAAGTTAGAGGTTATGTTGTTAAAAAATTAATATTTAATTCTGTTGTACATAAATTTAATAAAAACTATTATCGTTTTTAA
- a CDS encoding alpha-1,2-fucosyltransferase, translating to MSKVFVNVKLCSTDFLGFRIGGAGLGNILFPWARAVIFAKKNNLEIIDPTWSTYKIGTYIRGEIDKRTYKGIFLSKNIKGFKKFLLLLFSKKIKEKEVNSNTIFEGKWWKVINFEGMSDQMTDIIDDYEIVKKELYKIVEPSHLVVGSINKSDHIAVHIRLGDFYLPQDEQEIRDGAFSCRLPLQWYIEIIDKIRTKFNENLLVKVFSDGNEDQLRDILVLPNVERVSGGSAISDLLSLSQSKILIASNSTFSLWASYLGRNNTIWFPGTHRVKLFKDYENVFEGEVDYNDDLSKVLFKN from the coding sequence ATGAGTAAAGTATTTGTTAATGTAAAGTTATGCAGTACCGATTTTCTCGGTTTTAGGATTGGTGGAGCTGGTCTAGGAAACATATTGTTTCCTTGGGCTAGAGCTGTAATTTTTGCAAAAAAAAATAATTTAGAAATTATTGACCCTACTTGGTCAACGTATAAAATAGGAACTTATATACGAGGAGAGATAGATAAACGCACATATAAGGGGATTTTTTTATCAAAGAACATTAAAGGTTTTAAGAAATTTTTGCTACTTCTTTTTTCAAAAAAAATTAAAGAGAAAGAAGTTAATTCTAATACGATTTTTGAAGGTAAATGGTGGAAAGTTATAAATTTTGAAGGTATGTCTGATCAAATGACTGACATTATTGATGATTATGAGATTGTAAAAAAGGAATTGTATAAAATTGTAGAGCCTTCTCATTTAGTAGTGGGTAGTATTAATAAATCGGATCATATTGCTGTCCATATTAGACTTGGAGATTTTTATCTTCCACAAGATGAACAAGAAATACGAGATGGAGCTTTTAGTTGTAGATTGCCCTTGCAATGGTATATTGAAATTATTGATAAAATTCGAACTAAATTTAATGAAAATTTACTAGTAAAGGTTTTTTCAGACGGTAATGAAGATCAATTAAGAGACATATTAGTATTACCAAATGTTGAAAGAGTTTCTGGTGGATCTGCTATTTCAGATTTACTGTCATTGTCACAAAGTAAAATTCTTATTGCTTCAAATAGTACTTTTAGTTTATGGGCTTCTTATTTGGGCAGAAATAATACTATATGGTTTCCTGGGACACATCGAGTGAAATTATTTAAAGATTATGAAAATGTTTTCGAGGGAGAGGTAGATTATAATGACGATTTGTCAAAAGTGTTATTTAAAAATTAA
- the gmd gene encoding GDP-mannose 4,6-dehydratase has protein sequence MNTKQKTALVTGITGQDGSYLAELLLEKGYMVHGVKRRASSFNTQRIDHLYVDQHENHVNFKLHYGDLTDSTNLIRIIQEVQPDEIYNLGAMSHVKVSFDSPEYVGNVDGLGTLRILEAVRILGLEKKTRIYQASTSELYGGLAENKNEKGFYDENSPFYPRSPYGVAKIYGFWITKNYREAYDMYACNGILFNHESPRRGETFVTRKITMATAAIALGKQDCLYLGNLNSQRDWGHAKDYVEAMWRILQQDKAEDYVIATGVTTYIRDFVRLSFAEVGMELAFEGENENEIAKVIACNNPDYQLAVGTVVVRVDPQYYRPTEVDLLIGDPTKSKTQLGWKPQYDLAGLVKEMVASDLEIAKKNK, from the coding sequence ATGAATACCAAGCAAAAAACAGCATTAGTTACAGGAATCACAGGTCAAGATGGTTCTTATTTAGCTGAATTATTATTAGAAAAAGGATATATGGTTCATGGTGTGAAACGCCGTGCTTCCTCATTCAATACGCAGAGAATTGACCATTTGTATGTGGACCAACATGAGAATCATGTGAATTTTAAATTGCATTATGGGGATTTGACGGATTCGACGAACTTAATTCGAATTATTCAGGAGGTACAACCGGATGAAATTTACAACCTTGGGGCAATGTCACATGTGAAAGTGTCTTTTGATTCTCCGGAATATGTGGGTAATGTGGATGGTTTAGGAACACTACGTATTTTAGAAGCCGTACGTATTTTGGGTCTTGAAAAGAAAACCAGAATCTATCAAGCTTCTACTTCTGAATTATATGGAGGTTTAGCTGAAAACAAAAACGAAAAAGGTTTTTATGATGAGAACTCTCCATTTTATCCACGTTCGCCTTATGGTGTGGCTAAAATTTATGGATTTTGGATTACCAAAAACTACCGTGAAGCTTATGATATGTATGCTTGTAACGGAATCTTATTCAACCACGAATCACCAAGACGCGGGGAGACTTTTGTAACCCGTAAAATCACGATGGCAACGGCGGCTATTGCATTAGGAAAACAGGACTGCTTGTACTTAGGAAACTTAAACTCTCAAAGAGACTGGGGACATGCCAAGGATTATGTAGAGGCCATGTGGAGAATCTTACAGCAAGACAAAGCCGAAGATTATGTAATTGCTACTGGAGTAACGACTTATATCCGTGATTTTGTGCGTTTGTCATTTGCTGAGGTAGGAATGGAATTGGCTTTTGAAGGTGAAAATGAAAATGAAATTGCTAAGGTTATAGCTTGTAATAATCCAGACTATCAGTTAGCAGTAGGTACTGTAGTGGTACGTGTAGATCCTCAATATTACCGCCCAACCGAAGTAGATTTGTTAATTGGAGACCCTACTAAGTCTAAAACACAATTGGGTTGGAAACCTCAATACGATTTGGCGGGATTAGTGAAGGAAATGGTAGCTAGTGATTTGGAGATTGCTAAAAAAAATAAGTAA
- a CDS encoding four helix bundle protein codes for MKYHIYSFEKLEVYQLARKFKIDIKKTSRLFPKEERFELISQINRSSSSISANLAEGSGRASNFDQAHFTNISYSSGLETIDHLNTALDMDYIEEEKYTTLRIQLDSILNKLNALYKYQINNKEVLKKKV; via the coding sequence ATGAAATATCATATCTATTCATTTGAAAAATTAGAAGTATATCAGTTGGCAAGGAAGTTTAAAATTGATATCAAAAAAACAAGTCGGTTGTTTCCAAAAGAAGAGCGATTTGAGTTGATTAGCCAAATCAATAGGTCGTCATCGAGTATTTCAGCTAATTTGGCGGAGGGTTCAGGAAGAGCTTCTAATTTTGATCAAGCTCATTTTACCAATATTTCTTATTCCAGCGGGCTAGAAACGATAGACCACTTGAATACTGCTTTAGATATGGATTATATTGAAGAAGAGAAATATACAACACTCAGAATTCAATTAGATTCTATTTTGAATAAATTGAATGCACTATATAAATATCAAATTAACAATAAAGAGGTTTTGAAGAAGAAGGTTTAA
- a CDS encoding GDP-L-fucose synthase: MNKETKIYIAGHKGMVGSAIWRALSAKGYQNLIGASSKELDLRNQQAVKDFIATEKPEVVIDAAAKVGGILANNNYPYQFLMENMLIQNNLIDSALQAGIEKFIFLGSSCIYPKFAPQPLKEDYLLTDTLEPTNEWYAIAKISGVKACEAIRKQFNKDYVSLMPTNLYGIHDNFDLTSSHVLPAMIRKFHEAKENNHAPVSLWGSGTPMREFLFVDDMAQAVVFALENRLPEHLYNVGTGEDLTIKHLAETIQKAVGHQGEIIWDASKPDGTPRKLMDISKMHALGWKHEVALDKGITLTYKWFLENIDRFKEVKM; this comes from the coding sequence ATGAATAAAGAAACTAAAATTTATATTGCTGGGCATAAAGGCATGGTGGGTAGTGCAATTTGGAGAGCATTATCAGCCAAAGGATATCAAAATTTGATAGGAGCCTCTAGTAAAGAATTGGATTTAAGAAACCAGCAAGCGGTCAAAGACTTTATTGCTACCGAAAAGCCTGAGGTTGTTATTGATGCTGCAGCCAAAGTGGGAGGTATTTTGGCCAACAATAATTATCCGTATCAATTTTTGATGGAGAATATGTTAATCCAAAATAATTTAATTGATTCGGCTCTACAAGCAGGTATTGAGAAGTTTATTTTCTTAGGAAGTTCTTGTATTTATCCCAAATTTGCGCCTCAACCTTTGAAGGAAGATTATTTACTAACCGATACTTTAGAGCCTACCAATGAATGGTATGCTATCGCTAAAATTTCGGGAGTAAAAGCCTGTGAAGCGATACGCAAACAATTCAATAAAGATTATGTGAGTTTGATGCCTACTAATTTATATGGTATTCACGATAATTTTGATTTAACCAGTTCGCATGTGTTACCAGCAATGATTCGTAAGTTTCATGAAGCTAAGGAAAATAATCATGCCCCTGTTAGTCTTTGGGGAAGCGGAACTCCTATGCGTGAATTTCTTTTTGTAGATGATATGGCTCAAGCAGTTGTTTTTGCTTTAGAAAATAGATTGCCAGAGCACTTATATAATGTAGGTACAGGAGAGGATTTAACCATCAAGCATTTGGCTGAAACGATTCAAAAAGCAGTGGGTCATCAAGGTGAAATCATTTGGGATGCCTCAAAACCTGATGGGACACCACGCAAGTTAATGGATATTTCAAAAATGCATGCCCTAGGCTGGAAACACGAAGTAGCGCTTGACAAAGGAATTACGTTAACGTATAAATGGTTTTTAGAGAATATAGACAGGTTTAAAGAAGTGAAGATGTAG
- a CDS encoding mannose-1-phosphate guanylyltransferase: MENKKSITHVILTGGIGSRLWPLSRKSQPKQYLNLFEGKSLFELTVERNRAIADKMMVVGNVDNCHLSKKVMEKAAIPYVNIVESTPRNTAAAIAFAAFASQPDDILIVTPSDHIIDAMDKYEEAIQEAIEKADNGFIVTFGISPTKPETGYGYIERKGDVVISFREKPNQITAMNFIAKGNFLWNSGMFCFKASVFLDELKAFQPDVYEKSKIAWENNKEGELDLELSLNIPSISVDYAVMERSKKIKVVASSFIWSDLGSFESVYDYLKSKGHPVDENGNMAIGTNKFTAFVGTKDTIFVFTDDANLILKKKSSQDVKYVYNALEKEQSVLLN; this comes from the coding sequence ATGGAAAACAAAAAATCAATCACACATGTTATCCTTACAGGAGGAATAGGGAGTCGTTTATGGCCGCTTTCGCGAAAGAGTCAACCGAAACAGTATTTAAACCTTTTTGAAGGGAAATCATTGTTTGAATTAACAGTGGAACGAAACCGTGCTATTGCCGATAAGATGATGGTGGTAGGGAATGTTGATAACTGTCACTTGAGTAAAAAAGTGATGGAAAAAGCGGCAATTCCTTATGTGAATATTGTGGAATCAACGCCAAGAAATACGGCTGCGGCAATTGCTTTTGCAGCTTTTGCTTCGCAACCAGATGATATTTTGATTGTTACTCCTTCGGATCATATTATTGATGCTATGGATAAATATGAGGAAGCCATACAAGAAGCTATCGAAAAAGCAGACAATGGTTTTATCGTAACTTTTGGAATTAGTCCTACAAAGCCTGAAACGGGTTATGGTTATATTGAACGTAAAGGAGATGTGGTAATTTCTTTTAGAGAAAAACCAAACCAAATTACAGCGATGAATTTTATTGCAAAAGGTAATTTCTTGTGGAATAGTGGCATGTTCTGTTTTAAAGCTAGTGTGTTTTTGGATGAGCTAAAAGCTTTTCAGCCTGATGTGTATGAAAAATCAAAAATAGCTTGGGAAAATAATAAAGAAGGGGAGTTGGATTTAGAACTTTCGTTAAATATTCCATCCATTAGTGTAGATTATGCGGTAATGGAACGCAGTAAAAAGATTAAAGTAGTAGCTTCTTCTTTTATTTGGTCTGATTTAGGTTCTTTTGAATCGGTTTATGATTATTTAAAATCAAAAGGACATCCTGTTGATGAAAATGGTAATATGGCTATTGGGACCAATAAGTTTACGGCTTTTGTTGGAACTAAGGATACTATTTTCGTTTTTACCGATGATGCGAATTTAATCTTAAAAAAGAAATCGTCGCAAGATGTAAAATATGTTTACAATGCTTTAGAAAAAGAGCAATCGGTACTATTGAATTAA
- a CDS encoding nucleotide sugar dehydrogenase, producing MNSEIKIAVIGLGYVGLPLARLFATKYAVVGFDINQNRIDELRSGIDSTLEISNEVLQGVLLDKNPCLNEESTLKTGLYCSSRITDIEDCNYYIVTVPTPVDKNNRPDLTPLYKSSETVAQVLKKGDTVIYESTVYPGVTEEECVPVLEKISGLTFNQDFFAGYSPERINPGDKEHTVDKILKVTSGSTPEVGQKVNELYLSVITAGTYLAPSIKVAEAAKVIENSQRDINIAFVNELAKIFNLMNIDTHEVLAAAGTKWNFLPFKPGLVGGHCIGVDPYYLAQKAQEIGYHPEIILGGRRLNDSMGEYVASQIVKLMIKKGITVNEADLLMLGITFKENCPDVRNTKIVDLIHALKEYGVNVTVFDPLANPEEVMHEYKIQTTASVPNHKFDALVLGVAHTDFLNMDLVQFRKEKSVLYDVKGVLKEGVDGRL from the coding sequence ATGAATTCAGAGATTAAGATTGCGGTTATTGGTTTAGGATATGTTGGTTTGCCTTTGGCGAGACTTTTTGCTACGAAATATGCTGTAGTTGGTTTTGATATTAACCAAAATCGAATTGATGAATTGCGTTCTGGTATTGATAGTACACTCGAAATTAGCAATGAGGTGCTGCAAGGGGTGCTTTTGGATAAAAATCCTTGTTTGAACGAAGAAAGTACTTTAAAGACGGGTTTGTACTGTTCGTCAAGGATTACTGATATCGAGGATTGTAATTATTATATAGTGACAGTTCCTACACCTGTAGACAAGAATAACAGACCTGATTTGACTCCTTTGTATAAGTCATCTGAAACGGTGGCTCAGGTTTTGAAAAAAGGAGATACTGTTATTTATGAATCAACAGTTTATCCCGGAGTAACTGAAGAAGAATGTGTACCGGTTTTAGAAAAGATTTCGGGTTTGACATTCAATCAAGATTTTTTTGCGGGTTATTCTCCAGAAAGAATCAATCCTGGAGATAAAGAGCATACGGTTGATAAAATATTAAAAGTGACTTCGGGTTCAACTCCTGAAGTAGGACAAAAAGTGAATGAATTATATTTGTCTGTAATTACTGCGGGGACATATTTGGCTCCAAGTATAAAAGTGGCCGAAGCAGCTAAGGTTATTGAAAATTCGCAACGCGATATTAATATTGCCTTTGTCAATGAATTGGCTAAAATATTCAATTTGATGAATATTGATACGCATGAAGTTTTGGCAGCTGCGGGAACCAAATGGAATTTTTTACCTTTTAAGCCTGGTTTAGTGGGTGGGCATTGTATCGGTGTCGACCCGTATTATTTGGCACAAAAAGCACAAGAAATAGGGTATCATCCTGAAATTATTCTTGGAGGAAGGAGACTAAATGATAGCATGGGGGAATATGTGGCTTCTCAAATAGTGAAGTTGATGATTAAAAAAGGAATCACTGTTAATGAGGCCGATTTGTTAATGTTGGGCATCACTTTTAAAGAAAATTGTCCTGATGTTCGCAATACTAAAATAGTGGATTTGATACATGCATTAAAAGAATATGGAGTTAATGTAACGGTTTTCGATCCTTTAGCAAATCCAGAAGAAGTCATGCACGAATATAAAATTCAAACAACAGCTAGTGTGCCTAATCATAAATTTGATGCCCTAGTTTTAGGGGTGGCACATACTGATTTTTTGAATATGGACTTAGTGCAGTTTAGAAAAGAGAAGTCTGTGTTGTATGATGTTAAGGGCGTATTGAAAGAAGGAGTTGATGGACGATTGTAA
- the rfbB gene encoding dTDP-glucose 4,6-dehydratase, with protein MKKILITGGAGFIGSHVVRLFVTKYSNYQIYNLDALTYAGNLENLVDIENASNYTFIKGDISDEQFISSLFQKHQFDGVINLAAESHVDRSIEDPMAFVKTNVIGTVNLLNASRAIWGDNYEGKRFYHISTDEVYGSLGAEGLFTETTAYDPNSPYSASKASSDHFVRAYGETYGLPYVLTNCSNNYGPNHFPEKLIPLFINNIINHKPLPVYGDGNYTRDWLFVVDHARAIDMVFHQGVNHETYNIGGFNEWKNIDLVRLLCGIMDVKLEREAGESEKLITYVKDRPGHDLRYAIDASKIKEKLGWEPSVTFEQGLELTVNWYLNNTDWLKNVTSGAYASYYDKQYKEVRS; from the coding sequence ATGAAAAAAATACTTATTACTGGAGGGGCAGGATTTATAGGGTCTCATGTAGTTAGACTTTTTGTTACGAAATACAGTAATTATCAAATTTATAATTTGGATGCCTTGACTTATGCGGGGAATCTGGAGAATCTAGTAGATATTGAAAATGCATCTAATTATACCTTTATTAAAGGGGATATTAGTGATGAACAATTTATTTCTAGTTTGTTTCAAAAACACCAATTTGATGGCGTGATTAATTTAGCTGCGGAGTCGCATGTGGATCGTTCTATCGAAGACCCGATGGCTTTTGTGAAAACGAATGTTATTGGAACGGTTAATTTGTTGAATGCTTCTCGAGCGATTTGGGGGGATAACTATGAGGGTAAACGTTTTTATCATATCAGCACTGACGAGGTTTATGGTTCTTTGGGCGCTGAAGGATTATTTACTGAGACAACCGCCTATGATCCTAATTCGCCATACTCAGCTTCAAAAGCGAGCTCAGACCATTTTGTGAGAGCTTATGGAGAGACTTATGGTTTGCCTTATGTGTTGACGAATTGTTCCAATAATTACGGGCCAAATCATTTTCCTGAAAAATTAATTCCTTTGTTTATTAATAATATCATTAATCATAAACCATTGCCCGTTTATGGAGATGGTAATTATACTAGAGATTGGCTTTTTGTTGTAGATCACGCTCGTGCTATTGATATGGTTTTTCATCAAGGAGTGAATCATGAGACTTATAATATTGGTGGATTTAACGAATGGAAAAACATCGATTTGGTTCGTTTGTTATGTGGGATTATGGACGTTAAGTTAGAACGTGAAGCAGGAGAGTCCGAAAAATTGATTACATATGTAAAAGATAGACCGGGGCATGATTTACGTTATGCTATTGATGCATCCAAGATTAAAGAAAAATTGGGTTGGGAGCCATCAGTGACCTTTGAACAAGGATTAGAGCTGACGGTTAATTGGTATTTGAATAACACAGATTGGTTGAAAAACGTGACTTCTGGGGCCTATGCGTCTTATTATGATAAACAGTATAAGGAGGTTAGAAGTTAG
- a CDS encoding UpxY family transcription antiterminator: MNWYVVYTKPKWEKKVAEQLVKLGIECYCPLMVKIRQWSDRKKKVEVPLFNSYVFVRLDEADRNLVFQSVGAVRYLFWLGKPAIVRDEEINTIKKWLAKPDGFDISVLPYQIGDKIKLESGPFLDQEATIKEVNKTYCVLVLESLGCVLKMDLSTKN, from the coding sequence ATGAATTGGTATGTAGTGTATACAAAACCGAAGTGGGAGAAGAAAGTTGCAGAGCAATTAGTGAAATTAGGAATTGAATGCTATTGTCCTTTGATGGTAAAAATAAGACAATGGTCAGACAGAAAGAAAAAAGTCGAAGTTCCGTTGTTTAACTCCTATGTTTTTGTTCGTTTAGATGAGGCTGATAGAAACTTGGTTTTTCAATCTGTTGGTGCCGTTCGTTATTTGTTTTGGTTAGGGAAACCTGCCATTGTTCGGGATGAAGAAATCAATACGATTAAAAAATGGTTAGCAAAACCAGATGGATTTGATATTAGTGTATTGCCATATCAAATTGGGGATAAAATAAAATTAGAGTCAGGACCTTTTTTAGATCAAGAAGCCACTATTAAAGAAGTCAATAAAACATATTGTGTTCTTGTTTTGGAGTCGTTGGGTTGTGTCTTGAAGATGGATTTGAGTACAAAAAATTAA